From Etheostoma cragini isolate CJK2018 chromosome 1, CSU_Ecrag_1.0, whole genome shotgun sequence, a single genomic window includes:
- the LOC117953033 gene encoding immunoglobulin-like domain-containing receptor 1 — MGRLAAAILLLSLLKVAVCVQVIVPQKQYSRALFASVTLRCDYSTSANLQNVLVTWKYKSFCNDPVLDYYSAAYQSALQTGQDPTNGCPDSQRTLRIVIQKSGSSEPTLGPEYRERKISIQNKADLVISEVMWWDNGVYFCTVDAAGDTSGDSDEEVSLIVYGWLTALGIIIGALLLILLFCICCCQCCPQKCCCYVRCPCCPQQCCCPEKAVMQHRMMKDAQRAMAPWFGGQPVYGPMSNASSQMNPLLYQGSVSGKNISMQPLPLPPPHSSSYSMPPPSHGNHTPANSNHMLDYLESQVRGIDMASPMMQSQPPPPHHMQQMPPPPHHMQQMPPQPHHMQQIPPPQHRPMNVPFSPGPPSMISALDDGLTERRVITLPPIREQRPPAPKSRPPSSSESGRSGFGRRDDRGSAGRRQPSPARSRGISRSYSQDSLDGRSRNGPHGGMDRPRSRSRDDLFDSRSRGNYSPPASQRSRRGSWSSDDEGSRRGGGTRGGGGWVEKPPSYREYEPGQKPGARRNGRYSDKSSRSGTSVVI, encoded by the exons TGGCAGTGTGCGTTCAGGTGATTGTTCCTCAGAAGCAGTACAGCAGAGCTCTGTTTGCCTCTGTGACTCTGCGGTGTGACTACTCCACCTCCGCGAACCTCCAAAATGTTCTGGTCACCTGGAAGTACAAGTCCTTCTGCAACGACCCTGTGCTGGATTACTACTCCGCAG CGTACCAGTCTGCCCTACAGACGGGACAGGACCCAACGAATGGCTGTCCAGACAGTCAGCGGACGCTGCGCATAGTGATCCAGAAGTCAGGAAGCAGCGAGCCGACGCTGGGACCAGAATACCGTGAACGCAAGATCTCCATCCAAAACA AGGCCGACCTGGTGATCAGCGAGGTGATGTGGTGGGACAACGGGGTCTACTTTTGCACTGTCGATGCTGCTGGAGACACCTCTGGAGACTCTGATGAAGAAGTCAGTCTCATTGTTTACg GCTGGCTAACAGCGTTGGGCATTATCATCGGAGCCCTCCTTCTGATCCTCCTCTTCTGTATATGCTGCTGTCAGTGCTGCCCTCAGAAATGCTGCTGCTATGTTCGCTGTCCTTGCTGTCCACAGCAATGCTGCTGTCCTGAAAAAG CGGTGATGCAGCATCGTATGATGAAGGACGCTCAGAGGGCCATGGCTCCCTGGTTTGGAGGACAGCCGGTATATGGACCAATGAGCAACGCCTCATCCCAGATGAACCCACTTCTATACCAag GATCTGTATCAGGAAAGAACATCTCAATGCAGCCacttcccctccctccccctcatTCTTCATCTTACAGCATGCCCCCTCCCAGCCATGGCAACCACACCCCTGCCAACAGCAATCACATGCTTGATTACCTGGAGAGCCAGGTGAGGGGGATAGACATGGCCAGTCCTATGATGCAG TCCCAGCCTCCTCCACCCCACCACATGCAGCAGATGCCTCCTCCACCCCACCACATGCAGCAGATGCCTCCTCAACCCCACCACATGCAGCAGATTCCACCCCCACAGCACAGGCCCATGAACGTCCCATTTTCCCCCGGCCCCCCCAGCATGATCTCTGCCCTTGATGATGGCCTGACAGAGCGCCGTGTCATCACACTTCCACCAATAAGAGAGCAGCGACCTCCTGCACCCAAGAGCCGGCCCCCAAGCTCCAGCGAGAGCGGCCGCAGCGGCTTTGGCCGTCGTGACGACCGAGGATCAGCGGGCAGGCGCCAACCCTCACCTGCGCGGTCTAGAGGGATTTCCAGGAGCTACAGCCAGGACTCACTGGATGGGCGCAGTCGCAACGGGCCACATGGAGGCATGGACCGCCCCCGCTCTCGCTCCAGGGACGACCTGTTTGACAGCAGGTCCAGAGGAAACTACTCTCCCCCTGCGTCGCAGCGCTCCAGAAGAGGGTCCTGGAGCTCGGATGATGAAGgcagcaggagaggaggagggacgagaggaggtggaggctgGGTTGAAAAACCTCCCAGCTACAGGGAGTACGAACCAGGACAGAAGCCGGGAGCACGGAGGAATGGCCGCTACTCT GACAAGAGTTCTCGCAGTGGCACCAGCGTCGTCATCTGA